Proteins encoded within one genomic window of Pithys albifrons albifrons isolate INPA30051 chromosome 9, PitAlb_v1, whole genome shotgun sequence:
- the CCAR1 gene encoding cell division cycle and apoptosis regulator protein 1 isoform X3: MAQFGGQKNPPWATQFTATAVSQPAALGVQQPSLLGASPTIYTQQTALAAAGLTTQTPTNYQLTQTAALQQQAAAAAAALQQQYSQPQQTLYSVQQQPAVALPTSLSLSTPQPAAQITVSYPAPRSSQQQTQPQKQRVFTGVVTKLHDTFGFVDEDVFFQLSAVKGKTPQVGDRVLVEATYNPNMPFKWNAQRVQTLPNQNQTQAQPLLKTPPAVLQPIAQQTFGVQAQPQPQSLLQAQISAASITPLLQTQPQPLLQQPQQKGGLLQPPVRLVSQPQPARRLDPPSRFSGRNDRGGDPMPNRKDDRSRERERERRRSRERSPQRKRSRERSPRRERERSPRRPRRVVPRYTVQFSKFSLDCRSCDMMELRRRYQNLYIPSDFFDAQFTWVDAFPMSRPFQLGNYCNFYVMHREVDPIDKNSAVLDPPDADHLYSAKVMLMASPSMEDLYHKSCALAEDPQELRDGFQHPARLVKFLVGMKGKDEAMAIGGHWSPSLDGPDPEKDPSVLIKTAIRCCKALTGIDLSVCTQWYRFAEIRYHRPEETHKGRTVPAHVETVVLFFPDVWHCLPTRSEWETLSRGYKQQLVEKLQGERKEADGEQDEEEKDDGEAKEISTPTHWSKLDPKTMKVNDLRKELESRTLSPKGLKSQLIARLTKQLKVEEQKEEQKELEKSEKEEEEEEDRKSEDDKEEEERKRQEELERQRRERRYVLPDEPAIIVHPNWAAKSGKFDCSIMSLSVLLDYRLEDNKEHSFEVSLFAELFNEMLQRDFGVRIYKALISLPEREDKKDKKSKKDDRKEKKEEKDDETDDPKPKRRKSGDDKDKKEDKDEKKREEKRKDDSKDEEETEDDNNQEEYDPMEAEDAEDEEEECRPLATPIEVSRRYRDEEEMNKREDKREGNRHCKERASKDKEKEKPQMVTVNRDLLMAFVYFDQSHCGYLLEKDMEEILYTLGLHLSRAQVKKLLNKVVLRESCFYRRLTDTSKDEENKEESEELQEDMLGNRLLLPSPAVKPEGKGAEENVGLIVYNGAMVDVGSLLQKLEKSERVRAEIEQKLQLLEEKTDEDEKTILQLENSNKSLSGELKEVKKDLGQLQENLKNSDDKKLQFESQLNKTIKNLATVMDEIQSVLKQDIVKNEDKDQKSKENGANV; this comes from the exons ctgccctgggagtgcAGCAGCCCTCGCTGCTGGGAGCCTCTCCCACCATCTACACCCAGCAGACGGCCCTGGCAGCGGCGGGGCTGACCACACAGACACCCACCAACTACCAGCTCACCCAGACTGcggctctgcagcagcaggcgGCGGCTGCAGCggctgccctgcagcag CAATACTCACAGCCTCAGCAGACTCTCTATAGTGTACAGCAACAG CCGGCGGTGGCGCTGCCCACCAGCCTGAGCCTGTCCACGCCGCAGCCGGCGGCGCAGATCACCGTGTCCTACCCCGCGCCGCGCTCCAGCCAGCAGCAAACCCAGCCGCAGAAGCAGCGCGTCTTCACCGGGGTGGTCACCAAGCTGCACGACACCTTCGGCTTTGTGGATGAGGATGTCTTTTTCCAGCTTAG TGCTGTTAAGGGAAAGACACCTCAGGTGGGTGACAGAGTTTTGGTAGAAGCTACTTACAATCCTAACATGCCATTCAAATGGAATGCACAAAGGGTACAGACACTTCCAAATCAG AACCAGACCCAGGCCCAGCCGCTGCTGAAGACGCCCCCGGCCGTCCTGCAGCCCATTGCACAGCAGACCTTTGGTgtccaggcacagccacagccacagtccctgctgcaggcacagatATCAGCAGCTTCCATCACTCctctgctgcagacacagcctcagccactgctgcagcaaCCACAGCAGAAAG GAGGTTTGTTACAGCCCCCAGTTCGTCTGGTTTCACAGCCTCAACCAGCTCGAAGACTTGACCCCCCATCCCGATTTTCTGGGAGGAATGACCGAGGTGGAGACCCAATGCCAAACAGGAAGGATGACAGGAG CCGCGAGAGAGAGCGCGAGCGCCGCCGCTCTCGGGAGAGATCCCCGCAGAGGAAGCGCTCCAGGGAGAGGTCGCCCCGGCGGGAGAGGGAGCGCTCCCCTCGCAGGCCCCGCCGCGTCGTCCCGCGTTACACCGTCCAGTTCTCCAAGTTCTCCTTGGACTG CCGGAGCTGTGATATGATGGAGCTGAGGCGGCGGTACCAGAACTTGTACATCCCGAGCGATTTCTTTGATGCTCAGTTCACGTGGGTGGATGCTTTTCCTATGTCTAGACCATTTCAGCTGGGAAACTACTGTAATTTCTACGTCATGCATAGAGAAGTGGATCCCATAGATAAGAACTCTGCTGTCCTCGACCCACCCGATGCTGATCACCTGTACAGCGCCAAG GTGATGCTGATGGCCAGTCCCAGCATGGAAGATCTCTATCACAAGTCCTGTGCTCTGGCTGAAGATCCACAGGAACTCCGGGATGGATTTCAGCACCCTGCTAGACTTGTAAAG TTTTTAGTGGGTATGAAAGGCAAAGATGAAGCAATGGCTATTGGAGGACACTGGTCCCCCTCCCTGGATGGACCTGACCCAGAGAAGGACCCCTCGGTGCTGATAAAGACGGCTATTCGTTGTTGCAAGGCTCTGACAGGGATTGACTTAAGTGTGTGCACGCAATG GTACCGTTTTGCAGAGATTCGCTACCATCGCCCTGAGGAGACCCACAAGGGGCGTACGGTTCCAGCTCATGTGGAGacagtggttttatttttcccgGATGTTTGGCATTGCCTTCCCACCCGCTCAGAGTGGGAAACCCTCTCCCGAGGATACAAGCAGCAGCTGGTCGAGAAGCTTCAGGGTGAACGCAAGGAGGCTGATGGAGAACAG gatgaagaggaaaaagatgaTGGGGAAGCCAAGGAGATCTCTACGCCTACGCACTGGTCTAAACTGGATCCCAAAACAATGAAG GTAAATGACCTTCGCAAAGAGTTAGAGAGTCGAACCCTGAGCCCTAAAGGACTGAAATCTCAGCTGATCGCTCGACTGACAAAGCAGCTCAAAGTAGAGGAacaaaaagaagagcaaaaggaGCTAGAGAAGTctgagaaagaagaggaagaagaggaggacaGGAAATCTGAAGATGACAAAGAG gaagaggaaaggaagcgTCAGGAAGAGCTGGAGCGGCAGCGGCGGGAGCGACGCTACGTCCTGCCCGATGAGCCGGCCATCATCGTGCACCCCAACTGGGCGGCCAAGAGCGGCAAGTTTGACTGCAGCATCATGTCCCTCAGCGTCCTCCTGGACTACAGGCTAGAGGACAACAAGGAACATTCCTTTGAG GTATCATTGTTTGCAGAACTCTTCAATGAGATGCTTCAGAGAGATTTTGGTGTCAGAATCTACAAAGCACTGATTTCTCTCCCAGAGAGAGAggacaaaaaagacaaaaaaagcaaaaaagatgacagaaaagaaaaaaaagaagaaaaagatgatgAAACAGATGATCCAAAAcctaagagaagaaaatctggagatgataaagataaaaaagaagacaaagatGAAAAGAAG agggaagagaaaaggaaagatgatTCTAAAGATGAAGAAGAAACTGAAGATGACAATAATCAAGAAGAATACGATCCGATGGAAGCTGAGGATGCTGAAGACGAAGAGGAAG aatgcaGACCACTCGCAACTCCCATTGAAGTCAGTAGGAGAT acCGGGACGAAGAGGAAATGAACAAACGGGAGGACAAAAGAGAGGGCAATAGGCATTGTAAAGAGAGGGCGTCTAAAGATAAA GAGAAGGAGAAGCCCCAGATGGTGACTGTTAACAGGGATCTCCTGATGGCTTTTGTTTACTTTGACCAAAGTCATTGTGGATACCTTCTGGAGAAGGACATGGAGGAGATCCTGTACACGCTTGGACTGCACCTGTCCCGCGCTCAG GTCAAGAAGCTGCTTAATAAAGTGGTGCTTCGAGAATCTTGCTTTTACAGAAGATTAACAGATACTTctaaagatgaagaaaacaaagaagagtCTGAAGAGCTACAGGAGGATATGTTAG GGAACCGGCTGCTGCTGCCGTCGCCCGCGGTGAAGCCGGAGGGCAAAGGCGCCGAGGAGAACGTGGGGCTGATCGTGTACAACGGCGCCATGGTGGACGTGGGCAGCCTCCTGCAGAAGCTGGAGAAGAGCGAGAGGGTGCGCGCCGAGATcgagcagaagctgcagctgctggaggagaagacag ATGAGGATGAAAAAACAATACTACAGCTGGAGAATTCTAACAAAAGTCTGTCTGGGGAGCtcaaagaagtaaaaaaggACCTTGGCCAACTGCAAGAAAATTTGAAGAACTCGGATGATAAAAAATTGCAATTTGAGAGTCAGCTGAATAAGACAATCAAAAATTTAGCTACTGTTATGGATGAAATACAGAGTGTTCTTAAACAG gatATTGTGAAGAACGAAGATAAAGATCAGAAATCCAAAGAAAATGGAGCAAACGTATGA